Proteins co-encoded in one Symmachiella macrocystis genomic window:
- a CDS encoding nucleoside deaminase: MLDHEHHMRRAIELAANVPDLPFGALIVDQSSGESLAEGWNKSSTNPTWHGEIDAINQMAGAVRDWKERRLALYTTAEPCPMCQGAILWTGIETVVFGSSIRFLQELGWKQIDIFAQEVAQRTPFQDCTLIGGILEDECHALFKAASKKTPE, encoded by the coding sequence ATGCTTGACCACGAACATCACATGCGACGAGCGATTGAACTGGCTGCGAATGTTCCCGACCTTCCGTTCGGCGCACTGATTGTCGACCAGTCTTCCGGCGAGAGTCTTGCGGAGGGATGGAATAAGTCGTCCACCAACCCCACGTGGCACGGTGAGATCGACGCCATCAATCAAATGGCTGGTGCGGTGCGTGATTGGAAGGAGCGGCGGCTGGCTCTGTACACCACTGCTGAACCCTGCCCGATGTGCCAGGGAGCCATCCTGTGGACCGGAATCGAAACGGTGGTGTTTGGTTCGTCGATCCGATTCCTGCAAGAGCTTGGTTGGAAACAAATTGATATCTTCGCGCAAGAGGTTGCACAGCGAACTCCGTTTCAAGACTGCACATTGATCGGCGGAATTCTGGAAGATGAATGTCACGCGCTGTTTAAGGCGGCATCGAAGAAGACCCCCGAGTGA
- the uvsE gene encoding UV DNA damage repair endonuclease UvsE — protein MEQPIKFRNTTVKAISSMERDAALNKLSGLCMANAQALQQSLQFCADNGIGCFRINSQVLPVKTHAECGYDICDFPDSDEIVRQFKACGKFAQDHDIRTCFHPDQFVVLNSPRPDVVDRSIAELEYQAEVAEWVGADVVNIHGGGAYGDKPKALADFARNLKRLSSRVRTRLTVENDDTTYTPSDLLPLCRAEGIPLVYDVHHHRCNQDEKSVEEITEQAISTWNREPLFHISSPIEGWEGPKPRRHHDFIDIEDFPKYWRELDLTIEVEAKAKEVAVLRLKKQLAESWVVYILRCSDGSLYTGITNDLSRRCEQHNNGTASRYTRSRLPVELVYREAQESRSRALKRELAIKAMTRKAKETLIQSAAKLMK, from the coding sequence TTGGAGCAGCCCATCAAGTTTCGCAACACGACAGTCAAAGCAATAAGCAGCATGGAGCGCGATGCCGCTCTGAACAAGCTGTCCGGGTTGTGCATGGCAAACGCCCAGGCATTGCAGCAATCACTTCAATTCTGTGCCGACAACGGCATTGGCTGCTTCCGCATCAACAGTCAAGTTCTGCCAGTGAAGACTCACGCCGAATGCGGCTACGATATATGCGATTTTCCTGACAGTGATGAGATTGTGCGTCAGTTCAAGGCATGCGGCAAGTTCGCCCAGGACCACGACATCCGCACGTGTTTTCATCCCGACCAATTTGTGGTGCTGAACTCGCCACGTCCCGATGTAGTCGATCGGTCGATTGCTGAACTGGAATACCAGGCCGAGGTTGCTGAGTGGGTCGGAGCTGATGTCGTCAATATTCATGGCGGCGGAGCGTATGGCGATAAACCAAAGGCCCTGGCTGATTTCGCTAGGAATCTGAAACGATTGTCCTCACGGGTTAGAACCCGGCTGACGGTCGAGAATGATGACACGACATACACACCCTCGGACCTGCTACCGCTCTGCCGGGCAGAAGGTATTCCGTTGGTCTACGACGTCCATCATCACCGCTGCAATCAAGATGAGAAATCTGTCGAAGAGATAACCGAGCAAGCCATCAGCACTTGGAACCGGGAGCCACTGTTTCACATCTCTAGCCCCATCGAAGGCTGGGAGGGGCCAAAGCCTCGGCGACATCACGATTTCATTGACATTGAGGACTTTCCCAAATATTGGCGAGAGCTGGACCTAACCATCGAGGTGGAAGCTAAGGCCAAAGAGGTCGCTGTGCTGCGGCTGAAGAAGCAATTGGCCGAAAGCTGGGTCGTCTACATTCTACGCTGCAGTGACGGCTCGCTTTACACGGGAATCACAAACGATTTGTCCCGGAGATGTGAGCAACACAACAACGGGACAGCTTCGCGATATACTCGCAGCCGTTTGCCTGTCGAGTTGGTCTACCGAGAAGCCCAAGAGAGTCGAAGTCGAGCGTTGAAACGAGAACTGGCGATCAAAGCGATGACACGAAAAGCGAAAGAAACTCTGATTCAGTCCGCTGCGAAACTTATGAAATGA